One window of Marinobacterium aestuarii genomic DNA carries:
- a CDS encoding acetyl-CoA carboxylase biotin carboxylase subunit: MNNKITKLLVANRGEIAVRIIGAARALGIPTVAACSEADIDSLPARLADEVEVIGPARVDQSYLNVEALLQAARNTGANAIHPGYGFLSENADFAEAVVKAGLIFVGPDAQTIRQMGDKSCARSTAQAAGVPVVPGSDGELESIETALQVAQSIGYPLLIKASAGGGGRGIRLAQDADELVREFQIAQSEAKAAFGSGAVYLERFVERARHIEVQILGDGEHCVHLFERECSLQRRRQKVFEEAPSPALDAQLRHHLCQSAVRLAASLNYRGAGTLEYLFDETSGEFFFIEMNTRIQVEHPVTEMVTGVDLVQWMLRIAGGEPLRLQQDDIELHGAAIEMRINAEDPQRGFFPCPGVVDELQWPQGEGIRVESHLYQGYRVPPYYDSLLAKLVVHGDSRAAAFARAATALAQTRLTGMATTIPLHRRLLEDAEVLAGRFDTGTLEVWLSKQGASLGEALAEEV, encoded by the coding sequence ATGAATAACAAGATTACCAAGCTGCTGGTTGCCAATCGGGGCGAAATAGCGGTGCGCATTATTGGCGCGGCCAGGGCGCTGGGCATTCCCACAGTGGCGGCCTGCAGCGAGGCCGATATCGATTCCCTGCCGGCACGCCTGGCCGATGAGGTCGAGGTCATAGGGCCAGCCCGCGTCGATCAGAGCTATCTCAATGTCGAGGCGTTGCTGCAGGCGGCACGCAATACAGGCGCCAACGCCATTCATCCGGGCTATGGCTTTCTGTCCGAAAATGCCGACTTCGCTGAGGCCGTGGTCAAGGCCGGCCTGATATTTGTCGGCCCGGATGCTCAGACCATTCGCCAGATGGGTGACAAATCCTGCGCCAGAAGCACGGCCCAGGCCGCCGGCGTGCCGGTGGTACCGGGCTCCGATGGCGAGCTGGAGTCGATAGAGACGGCCTTGCAGGTTGCCCAGTCGATTGGTTATCCGCTGTTGATCAAGGCCTCCGCTGGTGGCGGTGGGCGGGGTATTCGCCTTGCCCAAGATGCCGATGAGCTGGTGCGCGAATTTCAGATTGCCCAGAGCGAGGCGAAAGCCGCCTTCGGTTCGGGTGCCGTCTATCTGGAGCGCTTTGTAGAGCGGGCGCGGCATATAGAAGTACAGATTCTAGGCGATGGTGAACACTGCGTGCACCTGTTCGAACGCGAGTGTTCGCTGCAGCGCCGTCGTCAGAAAGTGTTCGAGGAGGCGCCGTCGCCTGCGCTGGATGCGCAGTTGCGTCATCATCTGTGCCAAAGCGCAGTCAGGCTGGCCGCGTCGCTGAATTACCGCGGTGCCGGCACCCTGGAGTATCTGTTTGACGAGACCAGCGGCGAATTCTTTTTTATAGAAATGAATACCCGCATTCAGGTGGAGCATCCGGTCACCGAGATGGTCACAGGCGTTGACCTGGTGCAGTGGATGCTGCGTATCGCAGGCGGCGAACCGCTGCGGCTGCAGCAGGACGACATCGAACTGCACGGGGCGGCGATCGAAATGCGCATCAATGCCGAAGATCCGCAGCGCGGCTTCTTTCCCTGTCCCGGTGTGGTCGATGAACTGCAGTGGCCGCAGGGGGAGGGGATCCGTGTCGAGAGTCACCTGTACCAGGGCTATCGGGTACCGCCGTACTACGATTCGCTGCTGGCCAAGCTGGTGGTGCATGGCGACAGTCGCGCCGCGGCCTTTGCGCGGGCCGCCACGGCCCTGGCGCAGACGCGGCTGACCGGCATGGCCACAACGATACCGCTGCACCGCAGGCTGCTGGAAGATGCTGAGGTTCTGGCCGGTCGATTTGATACCGGCACCCTGGAGGTCTGGCTCTCGAAACAGGGTGCAAGCCTCGGTGAAGCGCTCGCAGAGGAGGTCTGA
- a CDS encoding acetyl-CoA carboxylase gives MAQYEVNSPLPGVFYRRAAPDAPSYAQEGDRVEPDTVIGLIEVMKQFSELRAGYAGTLSSFSLADGEPLEPGQLVALIESDS, from the coding sequence ATGGCCCAGTACGAAGTGAATTCCCCGTTGCCCGGCGTGTTTTATCGCCGCGCCGCGCCCGATGCGCCTAGCTATGCCCAGGAGGGGGACCGGGTGGAGCCCGATACAGTGATAGGCCTGATAGAGGTGATGAAGCAGTTTTCCGAGCTCAGGGCCGGCTATGCCGGCACTCTGTCCAGCTTCAGCCTTGCCGATGGCGAGCCGCTGGAACCCGGGCAGCTGGTTGCCCTGATCGAAAGTGACAGCTGA
- a CDS encoding histone deacetylase family protein, with protein MTTAFISHADCCLHNMGPEHPESPLRLLAIRKVLERTGLMQELAEYSAIPASTLQIEQAHSRQHRTGLERQQPEAGIFHADDDTALCPYTLNAATLAAGASIQATDLVLSGARTNAFCSIRPPGHHAEQNLAMGFCFYNNVAIGALHALQQPSVQRVAIVDFDVHYGNGTVDIFKDRPEVLVCSTFQHPYYPERYQDIQRDNILNCPLPAYSKPALFRHALEDRWLPALQAHKPDIIFISAGFDAHQEDPMADLELTEDDYRWATQLLTDLARQCCNGRIVSVLEGGYNPVALGFSVQAHLEVLAGY; from the coding sequence ATGACCACCGCATTCATCTCCCACGCTGACTGCTGCCTGCACAATATGGGACCGGAACACCCCGAAAGCCCGCTGCGCCTGCTGGCCATCCGCAAGGTGCTCGAGCGCACCGGCCTGATGCAGGAACTGGCAGAGTACAGCGCTATCCCGGCCAGCACCCTGCAGATTGAGCAGGCTCACAGCCGCCAGCACCGCACCGGGCTTGAACGGCAGCAGCCCGAAGCAGGCATTTTCCACGCCGATGACGATACCGCGCTCTGCCCCTATACCCTGAATGCCGCCACACTGGCGGCGGGCGCCAGCATCCAGGCCACCGATCTGGTGCTCAGCGGCGCCCGCACTAATGCCTTTTGCTCCATACGCCCGCCCGGGCACCATGCCGAACAGAATCTGGCCATGGGATTCTGCTTCTATAACAATGTGGCCATAGGCGCCCTGCATGCGCTGCAGCAGCCCTCGGTACAGCGGGTCGCCATCGTCGACTTCGACGTGCACTACGGCAACGGCACTGTGGATATCTTCAAGGACAGGCCCGAAGTGCTGGTGTGCTCGACCTTCCAGCACCCCTATTATCCCGAGCGCTACCAGGATATTCAGCGCGACAACATCCTCAACTGCCCACTGCCGGCCTACAGCAAACCGGCGCTGTTTCGCCATGCGCTGGAAGACCGCTGGCTGCCTGCACTCCAGGCCCACAAACCCGATATCATCTTTATCTCCGCAGGTTTTGATGCCCATCAGGAAGACCCCATGGCGGATCTTGAACTGACCGAGGATGACTACCGCTGGGCCACCCAACTGCTCACTGATCTAGCCCGCCAGTGCTGCAACGGCCGCATAGTCTCGGTGCTGGAGGGCGGCTACAACCCGGTGGCACTGGGCTTTTCGGTGCAGGCACACCTGGAGGTACTGGCGGGGTACTGA
- a CDS encoding biotin-dependent carboxyltransferase family protein, giving the protein MSIKVIKPGLATSVQDAGREGYYHLGIPPSGALDQYSMKTANLLVGNAPDAAVLECALMGPELEFQSDALVAVCGARMQPRLDGDDMPLDVSFRVRAGQVLSFDYPKAGARSYLAVAGAIEVPMVLGSRATYTLGALGGVQGRRLLAGDLLATGGAGERAREGMALPRSLMPALDKEVLLRVLPGLYIHRLTAEAVESFFADCWSVGSEADRIGYRFKGGDPLAFVPREQPFGAGSDPSNIVDACYPIGSIQVPAGLEPIVLHRDAVSGGGYATIGTVISTDLDLIAQLQPNHRARFTRVSMDEALAARQDARQRLARLEHLLNN; this is encoded by the coding sequence ATGTCGATTAAGGTGATCAAACCGGGTCTTGCGACCTCGGTGCAGGACGCTGGCCGTGAGGGATATTACCATCTGGGGATACCGCCCTCCGGCGCGCTGGATCAGTATTCGATGAAGACCGCCAATCTGCTGGTGGGCAATGCGCCGGACGCCGCGGTGCTCGAGTGCGCCCTGATGGGACCTGAGCTCGAGTTTCAGTCGGATGCCCTGGTGGCCGTGTGCGGTGCTCGCATGCAGCCGCGGCTGGACGGCGACGACATGCCACTGGATGTCTCTTTTCGGGTCCGGGCCGGTCAGGTGCTGAGCTTTGACTATCCCAAGGCCGGCGCCCGCAGCTACCTGGCCGTGGCCGGCGCTATCGAGGTGCCAATGGTGCTTGGCAGCCGCGCCACCTATACGCTGGGCGCGCTGGGTGGCGTGCAGGGCCGGCGTCTGCTGGCCGGTGATCTGCTGGCAACGGGCGGTGCGGGCGAGCGTGCCCGGGAAGGAATGGCGCTGCCCCGCTCGCTGATGCCGGCACTGGACAAGGAAGTACTGCTGCGGGTATTGCCCGGGCTCTATATCCACCGCCTGACCGCGGAGGCCGTCGAAAGCTTTTTCGCCGACTGCTGGAGTGTCGGCAGCGAGGCGGACCGGATCGGTTACCGCTTCAAGGGCGGCGATCCGCTCGCCTTTGTACCCCGGGAACAGCCCTTTGGGGCCGGGTCCGACCCTTCCAATATCGTCGATGCCTGCTATCCCATCGGCTCCATTCAAGTGCCGGCGGGGCTGGAGCCCATAGTGCTGCACCGTGATGCCGTCTCGGGCGGCGGGTACGCCACCATCGGCACCGTGATCAGCACCGATCTGGATCTGATCGCCCAGTTGCAACCGAATCACCGTGCCCGCTTTACCCGGGTAAGCATGGACGAGGCGCTGGCCGCGCGGCAGGACGCACGTCAACGGCTTGCCCGGCTGGAACACCTGCTGAACAACTGA
- a CDS encoding LysR family transcriptional regulator translates to MAITLRQIRYFVATAEVGQISQAALHLNISQSAVTSAIKELEGTLAVQLFSRSPQGMSLTDSGRHFLNHAYTVLRSVDDALNIPHADSDTIGSLSLAASYTVQGYFLPFHLQRLSQWYPNIQIELFEQERADIEQSLVDNRFDMAVVLTANLTHPEIASETLFNSERRLWLPSHHPLSRNTNLSLADIATEPFIMLTVDEAHQSAMRYWEQSGHSPNVILRTTSVESVRSMVANGLGISILSDLVYRPWSLEGRRIETRSLDEVHPMSVGLAWRRDKAFTPAMHGIREYFRQAFVAPQLNTVRR, encoded by the coding sequence ATGGCCATCACGCTGCGTCAGATCCGTTACTTTGTCGCCACCGCCGAAGTGGGTCAGATCTCCCAGGCGGCACTGCATCTCAATATCTCTCAATCGGCGGTCACCAGCGCGATCAAGGAACTCGAGGGCACCCTGGCGGTGCAACTGTTCAGCCGTTCGCCCCAGGGCATGAGCCTGACCGACAGCGGCCGCCACTTTCTCAATCATGCCTACACCGTCCTGCGCAGTGTCGACGATGCGCTGAACATCCCCCACGCCGACAGCGACACCATCGGCAGCCTCAGCCTGGCCGCCAGCTACACGGTGCAGGGCTACTTTCTGCCGTTCCATCTGCAGCGCCTGTCACAGTGGTATCCAAATATCCAGATCGAGCTTTTCGAGCAGGAACGTGCCGACATTGAGCAGAGTCTGGTCGACAACCGCTTCGATATGGCCGTTGTTCTGACCGCCAACCTGACCCATCCGGAGATCGCTTCGGAGACGCTTTTCAACTCGGAACGCAGGCTCTGGCTGCCCAGCCATCACCCGCTCAGTCGCAACACCAACCTGAGCCTGGCCGACATAGCCACCGAGCCCTTTATCATGCTGACGGTCGACGAAGCCCACCAGAGCGCCATGCGCTACTGGGAGCAGAGCGGCCATAGCCCGAACGTCATCCTGCGCACCACCTCGGTGGAGTCGGTACGCAGCATGGTGGCCAACGGCCTGGGGATCTCGATCCTGTCGGACCTGGTATACCGGCCCTGGTCTCTGGAAGGACGCCGCATTGAAACCCGCTCGCTGGATGAAGTGCACCCCATGAGCGTCGGGCTGGCCTGGCGCCGTGACAAGGCGTTCACGCCGGCGATGCATGGTATTAGGGAGTATTTCAGGCAGGCGTTCGTGGCACCGCAACTGAACACGGTGCGGCGCTGA
- a CDS encoding 5-oxoprolinase subunit B family protein, which produces MSQQAIRYSFGGDEHLFAEVAESMSLEAFFRGMEMTRVIEEAAIPGVLDICLANASFQVRFNPDLLHPDDLLTQVRSLEETVGGSRRLQTRIVEIPVLYNDPWTHETLMRFRDRHQDPDATDLEYAARINGYQEVQDFIDAHSGTPWFVSMVGFVAGLPFMFQMVDREHQLEVPKYLRPRTDTPKQTLGHGGCFGCIYSVRGAGGYQMFGVTPAPIYDPQQAMPYLQTSMVFFRAGDIVQFKPVDRETYDRILVEVEEGRFNLRIRDVSFDLDEFSADPDAYKQQLQEVLYVD; this is translated from the coding sequence ATGTCACAGCAAGCCATCCGCTATAGCTTTGGAGGAGATGAGCATCTCTTTGCCGAAGTCGCCGAATCTATGTCTCTGGAGGCGTTTTTCCGGGGCATGGAAATGACGCGCGTCATCGAGGAGGCGGCCATTCCCGGCGTGCTGGATATCTGTCTGGCCAACGCCTCTTTCCAGGTACGTTTTAATCCGGATCTGCTTCATCCCGATGATCTGCTGACGCAGGTCCGCTCGCTGGAGGAAACGGTGGGCGGGTCGCGGCGCCTGCAGACGCGCATTGTCGAGATACCGGTGCTCTACAACGACCCCTGGACCCACGAAACCCTGATGCGTTTTCGGGACCGTCACCAGGACCCGGATGCGACGGACCTCGAATATGCCGCCCGCATCAACGGCTACCAGGAGGTGCAGGATTTTATCGATGCCCATAGCGGGACGCCCTGGTTCGTCTCCATGGTTGGCTTTGTCGCCGGGCTGCCGTTCATGTTCCAGATGGTCGATCGGGAGCATCAGCTCGAAGTGCCGAAGTATCTGCGCCCCCGCACCGATACGCCGAAGCAGACCCTGGGCCATGGCGGCTGTTTTGGCTGCATCTACTCGGTGCGAGGCGCCGGCGGCTATCAGATGTTCGGCGTCACGCCGGCACCGATTTACGATCCGCAGCAGGCCATGCCCTATCTGCAGACGTCGATGGTGTTCTTCCGTGCCGGCGACATAGTGCAGTTCAAGCCCGTCGATCGTGAAACCTATGACCGTATCCTGGTCGAGGTCGAGGAGGGGCGTTTCAACCTGCGCATCCGTGATGTCAGCTTCGATCTCGATGAGTTCAGTGCCGATCCCGATGCTTACAAGCAGCAGCTGCAGGAGGTGTTGTATGTCGATTAA
- a CDS encoding 5-oxoprolinase subunit PxpA, which produces MNSVDLNSDMGEGFGPWTFGGGVDEQLMPLISSANIATGFHAGDPGTMRTTVEYAEHHGVAIGAHPGFRDLVGFGRRHIQASAQEVTDDILYQLGALREFARLRGLKLQHLKPHGALYMHLARDEEAAELLVAHLRRLEPELLLYCMQGTAIWQAATAAGQPVVCEFYGDRDYDRSGSIVFTRRVAALDPEQVAAKVLRACQTGLVRTVEGDDIAVVFDSVCIHSDSPGALGLMQATRERLEQADIRVRAPR; this is translated from the coding sequence ATGAACTCAGTAGATCTTAATTCAGACATGGGCGAAGGGTTTGGCCCCTGGACCTTTGGCGGAGGAGTGGATGAGCAGCTGATGCCGTTGATCAGTTCCGCCAATATCGCCACCGGATTTCATGCCGGCGATCCCGGCACCATGCGCACCACCGTCGAGTATGCCGAACACCACGGCGTCGCCATCGGCGCCCATCCGGGATTCCGCGATCTGGTGGGATTCGGGCGCCGGCATATTCAGGCGTCGGCCCAGGAAGTGACCGACGACATCCTCTACCAGCTGGGTGCGCTGCGTGAATTCGCCCGCCTGCGTGGTCTCAAGCTGCAGCACCTCAAACCCCACGGCGCGCTGTACATGCACCTGGCCCGGGATGAGGAGGCTGCAGAACTTCTGGTGGCGCACCTGCGCCGCCTGGAGCCGGAACTGCTGCTCTACTGCATGCAGGGTACGGCGATCTGGCAGGCGGCGACCGCGGCAGGGCAGCCGGTGGTCTGTGAGTTTTATGGCGACCGGGACTATGACCGCAGCGGCTCCATCGTTTTCACGCGCAGGGTCGCAGCGCTGGACCCGGAGCAGGTGGCGGCCAAGGTGCTGCGAGCCTGTCAGACGGGTTTAGTGCGTACCGTCGAGGGCGATGATATTGCGGTTGTCTTTGATTCGGTCTGCATTCACAGCGACAGTCCCGGTGCGCTGGGGCTGATGCAGGCGACCCGTGAGCGGCTGGAGCAGGCGGATATCCGCGTGCGTGCGCCGCGCTGA
- a CDS encoding sodium ion-translocating decarboxylase subunit beta — MDKLITLLTASGIYNISGGQFVMIVVGLLLLYLAINKNFEPLLLVPIGFGGIMANIPEAGLAFSAVENAVHFAKPELMQALASVLNVVGTDPDEILHAYHVSAPSVHATASLVAQDGGYSNGMLYNFYLVAIASGAAPLLIFMGVGAMTDFGPLLANPKTLFLGAAAQFGIFATVLGAIGLTTLGVMDFSIQDAAAIGIIGGADGPTAIYVTTLLAPQLLGAIAVAAYSYMALVPLIQPPIMRALTTEAERKIKMSQLRHVTKLEKILFPISLLILVALLLPDAAPLLGMFCFGNLMRECGVVDRLSDTAQNALINIVTIFLGLSVGSKLSADKFLDVQTLGILVLGIIAFGIGTACGVLMAKVMNKMAGGNAINPLIGSAGVSAVPMAARVSNKLGLESNAQNFLLMHAMGPNVAGVIGSAVAAGVMIKFVG, encoded by the coding sequence ATGGATAAGTTGATAACTCTGCTGACCGCCTCGGGGATATACAATATCTCCGGCGGCCAGTTTGTGATGATCGTGGTCGGCCTGTTGCTGCTGTACCTGGCGATCAACAAAAACTTTGAGCCGCTGCTGCTGGTGCCGATCGGCTTCGGTGGCATCATGGCCAACATACCCGAGGCGGGTCTGGCCTTTTCGGCGGTTGAAAACGCGGTACATTTCGCCAAGCCGGAGCTGATGCAGGCCCTGGCGTCGGTGCTGAATGTTGTCGGTACAGACCCCGATGAAATCCTGCATGCCTACCATGTCTCTGCACCTTCAGTGCATGCGACAGCCTCCCTGGTGGCCCAGGATGGCGGTTACAGCAACGGCATGCTGTACAACTTCTACCTGGTGGCAATTGCCTCAGGTGCGGCTCCCCTGCTGATCTTTATGGGCGTGGGCGCGATGACCGACTTCGGTCCGCTGCTGGCCAATCCCAAGACACTGTTCCTGGGCGCGGCAGCGCAGTTCGGCATCTTCGCCACCGTGCTCGGTGCCATTGGCCTGACGACTCTGGGGGTGATGGACTTCAGCATTCAGGACGCCGCGGCCATTGGTATCATCGGTGGTGCCGACGGCCCGACCGCCATCTACGTCACCACCTTGCTGGCGCCCCAGCTGCTGGGTGCGATTGCCGTCGCTGCCTACTCCTACATGGCGCTGGTGCCGCTGATTCAGCCGCCGATCATGCGTGCTCTCACCACTGAGGCCGAGCGCAAGATCAAGATGAGCCAGCTGCGTCACGTGACCAAGCTGGAAAAGATCCTGTTCCCGATTTCGTTGCTTATTCTGGTCGCCTTGCTGCTGCCGGATGCCGCACCGCTGCTGGGCATGTTCTGCTTCGGTAACCTGATGCGCGAATGTGGTGTGGTGGATCGTCTGAGCGATACCGCCCAGAACGCCCTGATCAACATCGTCACCATCTTCCTGGGCCTGTCGGTCGGCTCCAAGCTGTCCGCCGACAAGTTCCTGGATGTGCAGACGCTGGGTATCCTGGTGCTGGGTATCATCGCCTTCGGTATAGGTACCGCCTGTGGCGTACTGATGGCCAAGGTCATGAACAAGATGGCCGGTGGCAACGCCATCAACCCGCTGATCGGCTCCGCCGGCGTCTCGGCTGTGCCTATGGCCGCCCGCGTATCCAACAAGCTGGGGCTTGAATCCAACGCGCAGAACTTCCTGCTGATGCACGCCATGGGCCCGAACGTCGCTGGCGTTATCGGTTCTGCGGTGGCAGCCGGTGTGATGATCAAGTTTGTCGGCTAA
- a CDS encoding purine-cytosine permease family protein, with protein MAGLSQKQSNELDLSTLPVPATARMGRFSLTMAWWAVCSAMFYIVVGASLALSYGARNAIIGMALSVVSYGVINGIISRYAISNGLSVALFSRRLFGSAGASLATLIFFSTAIYYAVFEGSVIAVALNSIFPSLPYKLAALIVVLYSVPLIFGSVQNWLDKFNGVLLPFYLAGLVLAVVVSINVYGYQADWLELGPETVPEYGWWNCFTYYMGVWVLMLYTFDYARFGKAQDSSYHARFNFGMPFYLVTFLLNGVIGIYLAASMPQEGALSEVSVVLAILKLLGIWGLLFVWVTQTRINTANYYLATVNMQAFFENLLGLRYSRLIWSLVVGAVVYGLMLADVFAYLLQALAYQGVFVVAWVGVALAHIFFAARNDRADAAVPVFNGVGLLAWFCGTGLGFGLMSLESGWASMAAPATFVLSLVIYGALQGRRKAEEAVAAS; from the coding sequence ATGGCTGGTTTGTCACAAAAACAATCAAACGAACTCGACCTTTCGACCCTGCCCGTGCCCGCTACGGCACGCATGGGCCGGTTTTCCCTGACCATGGCCTGGTGGGCCGTCTGCAGTGCGATGTTTTATATCGTCGTGGGGGCGTCCCTGGCCCTGAGCTACGGGGCACGCAATGCCATTATCGGCATGGCGCTGTCGGTGGTCAGCTACGGCGTGATCAACGGCATCATCAGCCGTTACGCCATCAGCAATGGCCTGTCGGTGGCGCTGTTTTCGCGGCGCCTGTTCGGCAGCGCCGGTGCGTCACTGGCGACCCTGATTTTCTTCTCGACCGCCATCTATTACGCCGTTTTCGAGGGCTCGGTGATCGCGGTGGCGCTGAACAGCATCTTTCCGTCACTGCCGTACAAGCTGGCGGCGCTGATTGTCGTGCTCTACAGCGTGCCGCTGATTTTCGGCAGCGTGCAAAACTGGCTCGACAAGTTCAACGGTGTGCTCTTGCCCTTCTATCTGGCGGGTCTGGTGCTGGCGGTGGTGGTATCCATTAACGTCTACGGCTACCAGGCCGACTGGCTGGAGCTGGGGCCGGAAACCGTGCCTGAGTACGGCTGGTGGAACTGCTTCACCTACTACATGGGCGTCTGGGTGCTGATGCTCTACACCTTCGACTACGCCCGTTTCGGCAAAGCGCAGGATAGCAGCTACCACGCCCGCTTCAATTTTGGCATGCCTTTCTATCTGGTGACCTTTCTGCTCAACGGCGTGATCGGCATTTATCTTGCTGCCAGCATGCCCCAGGAGGGCGCCCTGAGTGAGGTTTCGGTGGTCCTGGCGATACTTAAACTGCTGGGCATCTGGGGGCTGCTGTTTGTCTGGGTGACCCAGACCCGCATCAATACCGCCAACTACTACCTGGCAACCGTAAACATGCAGGCATTTTTCGAGAACCTGCTGGGGCTGCGCTACTCCCGCCTGATCTGGTCGCTGGTGGTGGGCGCCGTGGTCTACGGCCTGATGCTGGCGGATGTCTTCGCCTACCTGTTGCAGGCGCTGGCCTACCAGGGCGTTTTCGTCGTGGCCTGGGTCGGCGTCGCGCTGGCGCATATCTTTTTTGCCGCCCGCAATGACCGGGCCGACGCCGCGGTACCGGTGTTCAATGGCGTGGGGCTGCTGGCCTGGTTCTGCGGTACTGGGCTTGGTTTTGGGCTCATGAGCCTCGAGTCGGGCTGGGCGTCGATGGCCGCGCCGGCAACCTTTGTGCTGTCCCTGGTGATCTATGGGGCGCTGCAGGGGCGCAGGAAAGCCGAGGAGGCTGTCGCCGCCTCCTGA
- a CDS encoding tetratricopeptide repeat protein: MTNRKVDYSDKRVLLIDSSGNVRSAIFHMLRRLGVHNIQAVSINDRVFSLISEGGFDLILLGHNGSDAVSGIQILEEARYRGYMKPSAGWVFMTSDASQEMVLHAIDSRPDVLLTKPFSIDELKLRLDSLVCRKAVLRPVDMALEMGDLPRAIAACDERVPKHDPLFDYVQQVKGKLLIQARRFQEARVLSEARYWQSQDKEAGLHLAEALAGLGQLRDAIGVLEGLIEHYPLLIGAYDLLAIVHERLGELPAAREALVDATARSPLGIPRQMELGRVSTQTRNLDSAETAYRKSIVLGRHSVYRSPEPFLKLANIQRLALADADARQAVLLRDAFDQSLNQALFQFPRDSRCKIQVALLRRQLFEDLGETLEAERMEREAETLNRALDTPLDLKREQLRVSADKVPLLEPDTPLLAQVPPDTGKRDPAMSLKVNRLGVKQYRVGKIPQALRYFGMAIEYDPANAAALLNLAQLFLESGRDTETRREERLRMVDRYLHLCATLSTKGDVQVRQMLLQRLRTLPVEQLPQGSLGALLR, from the coding sequence GTGACGAACAGGAAGGTCGACTATTCAGACAAGCGGGTGCTGCTGATCGATAGCAGCGGCAATGTCCGCTCGGCGATCTTCCATATGCTGCGTCGCCTGGGTGTGCACAATATTCAGGCCGTGAGCATCAATGATCGGGTGTTCAGCCTGATCTCCGAAGGCGGTTTCGATCTGATTCTGCTCGGTCATAACGGCAGTGATGCAGTCTCCGGTATCCAGATTCTCGAAGAGGCCCGTTACCGGGGCTATATGAAACCCAGCGCCGGCTGGGTTTTCATGACCAGCGACGCCAGCCAGGAAATGGTGCTGCATGCCATCGACAGCCGCCCCGATGTGCTGCTCACCAAGCCCTTCAGCATTGATGAACTCAAACTGCGCCTCGATAGCCTGGTGTGTCGCAAAGCGGTGTTGCGCCCGGTGGATATGGCGCTGGAAATGGGTGATCTGCCCCGCGCCATTGCGGCCTGTGATGAGCGGGTGCCAAAGCATGATCCGTTGTTTGATTATGTGCAGCAGGTCAAGGGCAAGCTGCTGATTCAGGCGCGCCGTTTCCAGGAGGCGCGAGTGCTGTCTGAAGCCCGTTACTGGCAGAGCCAAGACAAGGAAGCCGGGCTGCACCTGGCCGAAGCCCTGGCGGGCCTGGGTCAGTTGCGTGATGCCATTGGCGTGCTGGAAGGCCTGATCGAGCATTATCCGTTGCTGATCGGTGCCTATGATCTGCTGGCCATAGTGCACGAGCGCCTGGGCGAGCTGCCTGCTGCCCGCGAAGCGCTGGTGGATGCCACCGCACGCAGTCCGCTGGGTATTCCGCGGCAGATGGAACTGGGCCGGGTCTCGACCCAGACACGTAACCTGGACAGTGCCGAGACGGCCTATCGCAAGTCCATTGTGCTGGGGCGTCACAGTGTTTATCGCTCCCCCGAGCCCTTCCTGAAGCTGGCCAATATCCAGCGCCTGGCGCTGGCCGATGCCGATGCGCGCCAGGCGGTGCTGCTGCGTGATGCCTTTGATCAGTCACTCAATCAGGCGCTGTTCCAGTTTCCACGGGATAGTCGCTGCAAGATCCAGGTGGCGCTGCTGCGCCGCCAGCTGTTCGAGGATCTGGGTGAGACGCTTGAAGCCGAACGCATGGAGCGCGAGGCCGAGACCCTGAACCGGGCGCTGGACACACCGCTGGATCTCAAGCGCGAACAGCTGCGGGTGAGTGCCGACAAGGTGCCGCTGCTGGAGCCCGATACGCCGTTGCTGGCGCAGGTGCCGCCGGATACCGGCAAGCGGGATCCGGCCATGAGTCTGAAGGTCAACCGCCTGGGCGTGAAGCAGTACCGCGTCGGCAAGATACCCCAGGCGCTGCGCTACTTCGGCATGGCCATCGAATACGATCCCGCCAATGCGGCGGCGCTGCTCAATCTCGCCCAGCTGTTTCTGGAATCTGGCCGTGATACCGAAACGCGCCGCGAGGAGCGCCTGCGCATGGTGGATCGATACCTGCACCTCTGTGCGACCCTGTCGACGAAAGGCGATGTGCAGGTCCGGCAGATGCTGCTTCAACGCCTGCGGACCCTGCCCGTGGAGCAGCTGCCCCAGGGCAGCCTGGGTGCACTGCTGCGCTAG